In the genome of Manis javanica isolate MJ-LG chromosome 17, MJ_LKY, whole genome shotgun sequence, one region contains:
- the CDH5 gene encoding cadherin-5 gives MQRLMLLLTVVGTPLAAATTHTNPARPDAPSMLPAHRRQKRDWIWNQMHIDEEKNTSLPHYVGKIKSSVNRQNAKYLLKGESAGKVFRVNADTGDVYAFERLDREKTSEYHLIALVVDKDTEKDLESPSSFTIKVHDVNDNWPVFTHRLFNASVPEMSAVGTSVMRVTAVDADDPTVADHASVMYQVLKGEEYFAIDNSGLIFTKTKHLDRETQAKYTIMVEARDAQGLRGYSSTATVLVTLQDVNDNFPAFTQTKYTFAVPEDIRVGSPLGSLFVEDADEPQNRMTKYSIVQGEYRDTFTIETDPTRNEGIIKAMKPLDYERIQQYSFTIEATDPTINLHYLSSTSLRKTARVIINVTDVDEPPNFQQPFYHFQLWENQKKPLIGSVLATDPDATRRSIGYFIRRTSDKGQFFRITKQGNIYNEKELDREIYPWYNLTVEAKELDSSGTPTGKESIVQVYIEILDENDNAPEFAQPYEPKVCENAAQGKLVVQISAIDKDITPRDVKFKFSLSSEDSNFTLRDNHDNTANITVKYGQFDRERAKVHHLPVLISDNGRPSLTGTNTLAVTVCKCNERGEFTFCEEAAPQVGISIQALVAIFLCILTITVITLLIFLRRRLRKQARAHGKSVPEIHEQLVTYDEEGGGEMDTTSYDVSVLNSVRGGAAKPPRLPPEARPAVYAHVQKPPRQAHGGPGEMAAMIEVKKDEADHDGGGPPYDTLRIYGYEGSESIAESLSSLGTDSSDSDIDYDFLNDWGPRFKMLAELYGSDPREELVY, from the exons ATTAAATCAAGTGTGAACCGCCAGAATGCCAAGTACCTGCTCAAAGGAGAGTCGGCCGGCAAGGTCTTCCGTGTCAATGCAGACACGGGGGACGTGTACGCCTTTGAGAGGCTGGACAGGGAGAAGACCTCCGAGTACCACCTCATTGCCCTTGTGGTGGACAAGGACACCGAGAAGGACCTGGAGTCTCCTTCCAGCTTTACCATAAAAGTACATGATGTGAATGACAACTGGCCTGTGTTCACACACCGGTTGTTCAATGCATCTGTGCCAGAGATGTCAGCTGTGG GGACCTCAGTCATGCGTGTGACAGCAGTGGACGCAGACGACCCCACTGTGGCAGACCATGCCTCCGTCATGTACCAAGTCCTGAAGGGAGAGGAATACTTCGCCATCGATAATTCTG GACTCATTTTCACAAAAACCAAACACTTGGACCGAGAGACGCAGGCCAAGTACACGATCATGGTGGAAGCACGGGACGCCCAGGGCCTCCGGGGGTATTCAAGCACAGCCACTGTGTTGGTCACTCTGCAGGATGTCAACGACAACTTCCCTGCCTTCACCCAGA CCAAGTACACATTTGCTGTGCCCGAAGACATCCGTGTGGGCAGCCCCCTGGGCTCTCTGTTTGTTGAGGACGCAGACGAGCCCCAGAACCGGATGACCAAGTACAGCATCGTGCAGGGAGAGTACCGGGACACCTTCACCATCGAGACGGACCCCACCCGCAACGAGGGCATCATCAAGGCCATGAAG cccctggaCTATGAACGTATCCAGCAGTACAGCTTCACTATAGAGGCAACGGACCCCACCATCAACCTCCACTACCTGAGCAGCACCTCCCTCAGAAAAACTGCCCGAGTCATCATCAATGTCACAGATGTGGACGAGCCCCCCAACTTCCAACAGCCCTTCTACCACTTCCAGCTGTGGGAGAACCAGAAGAAACCTCTGATCGGCTCAGTGCTGGCCACGGACCCCGATGCCACTCGGCGGAGCATTGG ATACTTCATCCGCAGAACAAGTGACAAGGGCCAGTTCTTCCGAATTACCAAGCAGGGGAACATTTACAATGAGAAAGAACTGGACAGAGAAATCTACCCCTGGTATAACTTGACAGTGGAGGCCAAAGAGCTGGATTCTAGTG GAACCCCCACAGGCAAAGAATCCATTGTGCAGGTCTACATCGAAATTCTGGATGAAAATGACAATGCCCCGGAGTTTGCCCAACCCTATGAGCCCAAAGTATGCGAGAACGCTGCCCAGGGAAAG CTGGTCGTGCAAATTTCAGCAATAGACAAGGATATAACGCCACGAGATGTGAAGTTCAAATTCTCTCTGAGCTCTGAGGACAGCAACTTCACCCTCAGGGATAATCATG ATAACACGGCCAACATCACAGTCAAGTATGGGCAATTTGACCGAGAGCGGGCCAAAGTTCACCACCTGCCTGTGCTCATCTCGGACAATGGGAGGCCGAGCCTCACAGGCACCAACACGCTGGCTGTGACTGTGTGCAAGTGCAACGAGCGTGGCGAGTTCACCTTCTGTGAAGAGGCAGCCCCCCAGGTGGGCATCAGCATCCAGGCACTGGTAGccatctttctctgcatcctcaccatcaCAG TCATCACCCTGCTCATCTTCCTGAGGCGGCGGCTCCGGAAGCAGGCCCGTGCCCACGGCAAGAGCGTGCCCGAGATCCACGAGCAGCTGGTCACCTATGACGAGGAGGGCGGCGGCGAGATGGACACCACCAGCTACGACGTGTCGGTGCTCAACTCCGTGCGCGGCGGCGCGGCCAAGCCCCCGCGGCTCCCGCCGGAAGCGCGGCCGGCCGTGTACGCGCATGTGCAGAAGCCGCCGCGGCAGGCGCACGGCGGACCCGGGGAGATGGCCGCCATGATCGAGGTGAAGAAGGACGAGGCGGACCACGACGGCGGCGGCCCGCCCTATGACACGCTGCGCATCTACGGCTACGAGGGCTCCGAGTCCATCGCCGAGTCCCTCAGCTCCCTGGGCACTGACTCGTCCGACTCGGACATCGACTACGACTTCCTCAATGACTGGGGGCCCAGGTTCAAGATGCTGGCCGAGCTGTACGGCTCAGACCCCCGGGAGGAGCTGGTGTATTAG